The Bdellovibrio bacteriovorus genome includes the window CAGATCGTAGCTTTGCGCGATCGCGCTAATAAGCATGTGGTGGCCGTTAATAGCTAAAAATACCAATGTACCTAAAGTTGAATAGAATTGATCAATAACGTTCCCGTTACTGCCCAACATGGGGTTGTACATCTGAGATGCACTTAAACCCACGGACATGGAAACCAAGTCCCCTGTCATTGTGACTACGAAGAAGAACAGGCGGGTTAAAAATCCGATGCTTAATCCGACGATCAGTTCGCGGATAGCTAAGCCGATGATTTCATTGGAAACTAAAGCGTAATCGACGTTTCCAACTTTCACCAAAGGGAATAAAAGAACACTTAAAACGATAGAAAGAAGAACTTTAATCGGAACTGTGATTGTCGGAGAACCAAAGACCGCTGAAGAAATGACAAAGGCGATCATGCGCAGGAAAACCAGCGCAAAAAGCAGAATCTGTGCCTCTGTCATCGTACTCCAGTTGATCATCTATTCCCTTACCATCACAGCGATGTTTTCAAAAAGATTGACGGTGTATGTGCTCATCACGTCCATCATCCACGGGCCGGCTAAGACAAAGACCAAAGCCACCACGATCATTTTTGGAATGAACGTCAAAGTCGCCTCGTTGATCTGAGTCAACGCTTGGAAAATACTCACGGCCAAACCCACGACCAGTGTGCTGATCAAAAGCGGAGCTGCGAGCATCGCCGTTGTTCTTAAAGCATCTTGTCCAAGTCTAATTACTAATTCGTCTGTCATCTTTCACCTCTACCCGAAACTCTTAACCATCGAACCGATGAGAAGACCCCATCCATCCACAAGGACAAAGAGCATGATCTTAAAGGGTAATGAAATTACTACCGGAGGAAGCATCATCATACCCATCGCCATCAAAACGCTGGACGCGACGATGTCGATCACGAGGAATGGAAGGAAGATGATAAAGCCGATTTGAAAGGCTGTTTTAAGTTCAGAGACGACAAACGCAGGCACCAAAACCATCGTCGGAACATCCGCCCGTGTTTTAGGCGCATCGATTTTAGATAGCTTGATAAACAAAGCTAAATCCGAATCGCGCGTTTGATGGAACATAAACTTACGCAGAGGTGCGAGCGTATTTTCAATCGCCGCATCCTGAGAGATTTTTCCTGCTAAGTAAGGTTGAATTCCATTTTGATTCATTTCATTGAAAGCGGGTTGCATCACAAAGAAAGTCAGGAACAATGCCAAACCCACTAACAATTGGTTTGGAGGCATTTGTTGCACACCCATCGCCTGTCTTAAGAAAGAAAGAACGATGATGATACGAGTAAAACCCGTCATCATGATGAGGATCGCCGGCGCTAAAGTCAGCACCGTCATGATCAAAATCAATTTAACCGCGTTCACAACCTCATTGGGGTTGTCTGTTGTTTTGAAACCCAAATTCACTGTCGGAAGTGTGACTTGTGCAAAGGCGGAAGAACTGATCAAAAGAACAAGGGGCAAAAGTACAAGACTACAAAGAGTCCAATTCATTTTTCTCACTGAAGAGACCTCATTCCTTTAAGGCGTTTAGAAACGATATCTTTGATGCCGCTGATCGCGAACTCATCATCCGTTTCCATAGACGCTGCTACTTTTTTACGAGGAGCTGAAGCTTCTTCTTGAGAATCTTCATCGAAAGAAGCCTTTGAACCTAGAACCTTTCCGAAACTTTGCGGAGTTTCTTCAGGCACTTCTTCGTCCAGCAAGGACAAAGATTTGATCATAGAGATGTTATGATCCGTCACTCCGATCAGGATCGACTCTCCGGCTACGCGAACAATGGCCAAGCTTTTCTTAGGACCTAGGAAATGCTGTTGCAAAACTTTGATCTGAGTTTGGTGTTTCTTAGCTTTAGGAACAGAGTATTTACGAAGGAAAATAAAAGCACCTGTTCCGACCAAGCCCAAGATAGAAAGAGTGAAAAGGATGCGGAAGAAACCGCCGCCTTCTGATGCTGCTTTCTTATTTTTATCCAAGTTCAATGGAATCTCGGATTCTTTACGATTGTCGATTTTGCCATCTTCATGTGCCACGGCTCCAGTTTCTGCCGTTGCAGAAATCTCTGTTTGTTCCGAAGAAGTGGCCGCCGAATCCGCCGCTTGAGCAGAAACCGAAAATACAAAAAGTAAAGAAAGCAACAAACGCATCTAAAACCTCTACCTTATTTAAGTTGTTCCACGCGCTCAGCTGGAGAAATGATATCCGTCAAACGCACACCGAACTTTTCGTTGACGACCACGGCTTCACCGCGTGCAATCAACTTGTCGTTCACGTAAACTTCCATCGGCTCACCCGCCAATTTATTCAACTCGATAACGCTACCTTGAGTCAGATTCAAAAGCTCACTCACCGGCATTTTTGTGCGGCCCAATTCCACAGAAACTTTGAGTGGAATGTCCAAGATCAAGTTCAAGTTGCGATCGCTTTGGCCTGTTGGAGCTGCAGAAGTTTTTTTAGCTCCGCCATCTGCCATACCGGCTGCTTCCGCCACCAACTGATCTGCTAAGTTGTCCAATGTATCGTCACTCATTTTATCCCCCTACTACTTTGTCACCGGTCGAGTCACTTGGACTGCCACAGTTCCGTGATGGATTCCGTAATAACCTTTAAACTTTTTTACACCTTCGACCGTCACGTCGAACTCTCCCGAAGCGTCCTGATCCAATGGAATCACGTCGCCGACTTTCAAGTTCATCATGTCGCGAAGTTTGATTTCTGTTTCACCCAAGTTCACTTTGATTTCCATATCCGTTTCAAGAAGTTGTTCTTGAATGATCGAAGTCCAAAGTTTTTTGTCCGTTTGATCTGATTCGACCTGGAAGCCCGTTGAAAGCTTTTGTTTGATCGGCTCGATAGTCGCGTAAGGAATAACGATGGAAATCGTTCCTGTCGCGTTTTCAAGTTCAACGTCGAATGTCGAAGCGATAACCACGTCAGTCGGAGGCACGATACCTACGAACTGCGGATTCACTTCCGTACGAACAAAAGAGCAACCGATTTTTTCAATAGAAGCCCATGCCGCTTCAAGATCGTTGATCGCCAAACCCACGACTTTTTGTACGATGGAAAGTTCAATCGGCGTAAAATCTTTACCGTCAATTTTCGTGTACGGACGATCTGCGCCGCCGAAGAAACTGTCGACCAAAGCGTAAGCCAATTTACTTTCAATCACGAACAAAGCTGAACCGCGCAAGTTACCAAAACGCAGAACGCTCATGCACGTCGGCATTGGAAGCGTATTAATAAATTCACCAAATTTTAAAAACTCAGTGGAAGTTAAAGTGATGGAGGCAATTTTACGAAGCGCGGAGGACAAAGAAACGCGGAAAGCACGCATGAATTTTTCGTAAATAACTTCCAACTGAGGAAGACGACCACGAATAATACGATCTTGGCTGGTAAGATCGTAAGAAACAATCTTACGCTCATCCACTTTACCGACATTCTGCGCTTCCGGCTTGGACGTGTCCGACGACGCGACATCTCCGTCAGAGACCGCGGCTAACAGAGCATCCACTTCACTTTGTGAAAGAACCTGATTCATAGTCCTGCCTTAGTTGTAGATAAATTCAGTGAAGAACACGTTTGAAATCTTTCCTTGCACCAGGAAAGAGTTGATCGTGTCTTTAATTTCGTTTCTTAATCCGTCTTTACCTTCACGACTTGCGACGTCTTCGTAAGTCTTCGAAGAAAGAATAATAATGATGATGTCGCGGATCTGCGCTTTGCGCTTTTCGATTTCATCAAGAACGTGGTCACCTTTGACCTCAAGTTCCATGTTTACTTTCGCGACCTTACGGCCTTTTGATCCCGCTAAATTGACGATGAATGTTTCTAAAGGCACAACCTTACCCACGATTTCTTTTTCTTCCGTGGCTTCTTTATGTTGCGCTTCGGCTTCACCTTTAATGACTTGTTCAATCTTAGGTTCTGCTGCTTCTTTTTTCTTACCTTGATAAAGCATAAAACCCACGCCAGCGACTACCAACATATTGATAACCGCTAGGGCAATAAGTAGAATAGGCTTTTGTCCAGATCCCCCGCTCGGAGCTGACATTTCCGCTGCTGCCGCTTTTTCTTCAGCCATTCATCCTCCATGATGAAAGACCACAGAGTGGTCCTGACAGAAAACAAAGCAACTCGGATGCCAACGCAACCATGGTCGAGGTCCAGGAGATCGCAACCAACATATTTGATCTAAGGCAAATTTTGCCGCCCAGGAAAATGTTACCGAGAAGAAATTCTCTGACAGTAGTCAAAGTTTTGGCGCGAAGATTTGACTGTTTGCCTCCCCCACGGTCTCCTATTTACAGAAAACTCAACCAGGAGGTCGTTATGAATAAGGACATTTTCCAAGGAAAAATTAAAGAGATTTCTGGCGAGATTCGCAAAAAATGGGGCGAGCTCACCGACGATGAAATTCAAAGAACTAAAGGCAACTCCGAAGCGTTGAGTGGTCTAGTTCAACAAAAAATGGGCTTAAGCAAAGAAGAGGCCTCTAAGCAAGTGAACGATCTTATGTCGTCCATGGAAGAGAGATACCGCGAAGGCGCAGATAAGGTAAACCAAGGCATTGATAAAATGAAAAACAAGCTCTCTCACTAAGGGGGCACTCTAGGAGGCGGCGTCGAAGTCGCCTCCTTATCTCACAAATGCATTAAAACTCGTATTAATTACCGGTATTTTCGCCGCTGAAAAGCCTAAGTCTTAGACGCCCTGAAAAACCTTTCAAAGCCCTCCGAAGTTCCCTTTATTTTGATGAAAGGTTTTGTTATCACTACCTCCTTACAAGGAGCATTCGTGAAAACACTTTTCATCACTCTAGCCGCTTTATTGGGAACTCAACTGGCATCTGCTGAAACGGCTCAGCTTTACAAAACTTTCGACGGTTCCGTCGTGCGCTGCCAAGGAAATCAAAAATCCAATAGTTCTTTGGGAAACAAGGCCATTCAAGTTGAATTGATCAGCGCGACAGACTCGCAAAAAGACCTTGATGCTTCCTTGAAAGTTTCTGTGGTTCGTTGTGAAGATTCACGCTGGGTGATGGACACAAATCCATCTCGTGAAAACTACGTTGCGGATAACAACGTCGCAGTCGAATTGACGTATTCAAATTACGAAGCTTTGGTTGTTGATAAAAACTATCAAGTGGTTTCGGTCTTAAACTTGGCTGACGTTGAAACTTTGAGTGTGCAAACGCAGTCTTTGAGCGTTAATAAAACATCTGAAAATCCTCAAGACTTTGAAGTGATCGTGCGTGCGACAGTTGAGGTTCGCGCTTCTAACGGTTACTACCAAAAAGAAATTAGAAATTTCGGTTCTTACCGCCTGCGCATTCAAAAGTAATACGCTATTTCAGACGACAGCGACCTGCTGTCGTCTTCTTTGAGAATCAACACTTCCGCGTTAATTCAACTGTTCGTCTTCTTCGCCTATTTTAAAATCTAGATATGACCGCAAGTAAAGTCTATGACGTCATCATTGTGGGCGCCGGCGCTGCAGGTCTGACCTGCGCCCGTCATCTTTCAGACGCTGGCAAAAAAGTCTGTGTTCTTGAGGCGCGTGATCGCGTGGGCGGTCGCAT containing:
- the fliR gene encoding flagellar biosynthetic protein FliR, producing MINWSTMTEAQILLFALVFLRMIAFVISSAVFGSPTITVPIKVLLSIVLSVLLFPLVKVGNVDYALVSNEIIGLAIRELIVGLSIGFLTRLFFFVVTMTGDLVSMSVGLSASQMYNPMLGSNGNVIDQFYSTLGTLVFLAINGHHMLISAIAQSYDLIPVSSLSLNVGPFAEMAAYGQDVMIMAIKMCAPVMVTILLVNVAMGILGRAVPQINVLVTSMPVTIMIGMAVVFLCLPLMTMEMQSVVDITASKLFAVMKHL
- a CDS encoding flagellar basal body-associated FliL family protein encodes the protein MAEEKAAAAEMSAPSGGSGQKPILLIALAVINMLVVAGVGFMLYQGKKKEAAEPKIEQVIKGEAEAQHKEATEEKEIVGKVVPLETFIVNLAGSKGRKVAKVNMELEVKGDHVLDEIEKRKAQIRDIIIIILSSKTYEDVASREGKDGLRNEIKDTINSFLVQGKISNVFFTEFIYN
- the fliM gene encoding flagellar motor switch protein FliM, with the protein product MNQVLSQSEVDALLAAVSDGDVASSDTSKPEAQNVGKVDERKIVSYDLTSQDRIIRGRLPQLEVIYEKFMRAFRVSLSSALRKIASITLTSTEFLKFGEFINTLPMPTCMSVLRFGNLRGSALFVIESKLAYALVDSFFGGADRPYTKIDGKDFTPIELSIVQKVVGLAINDLEAAWASIEKIGCSFVRTEVNPQFVGIVPPTDVVIASTFDVELENATGTISIVIPYATIEPIKQKLSTGFQVESDQTDKKLWTSIIQEQLLETDMEIKVNLGETEIKLRDMMNLKVGDVIPLDQDASGEFDVTVEGVKKFKGYYGIHHGTVAVQVTRPVTK
- a CDS encoding FliO/MopB family protein, coding for MRLLLSLLFVFSVSAQAADSAATSSEQTEISATAETGAVAHEDGKIDNRKESEIPLNLDKNKKAASEGGGFFRILFTLSILGLVGTGAFIFLRKYSVPKAKKHQTQIKVLQQHFLGPKKSLAIVRVAGESILIGVTDHNISMIKSLSLLDEEVPEETPQSFGKVLGSKASFDEDSQEEASAPRKKVAASMETDDEFAISGIKDIVSKRLKGMRSLQ
- the fliP gene encoding flagellar type III secretion system pore protein FliP (The bacterial flagellar biogenesis protein FliP forms a type III secretion system (T3SS)-type pore required for flagellar assembly.), which produces MNWTLCSLVLLPLVLLISSSAFAQVTLPTVNLGFKTTDNPNEVVNAVKLILIMTVLTLAPAILIMMTGFTRIIIVLSFLRQAMGVQQMPPNQLLVGLALFLTFFVMQPAFNEMNQNGIQPYLAGKISQDAAIENTLAPLRKFMFHQTRDSDLALFIKLSKIDAPKTRADVPTMVLVPAFVVSELKTAFQIGFIIFLPFLVIDIVASSVLMAMGMMMLPPVVISLPFKIMLFVLVDGWGLLIGSMVKSFG
- a CDS encoding CsbD family protein; protein product: MNKDIFQGKIKEISGEIRKKWGELTDDEIQRTKGNSEALSGLVQQKMGLSKEEASKQVNDLMSSMEERYREGADKVNQGIDKMKNKLSH
- the fliQ gene encoding flagellar biosynthesis protein FliQ — encoded protein: MTDELVIRLGQDALRTTAMLAAPLLISTLVVGLAVSIFQALTQINEATLTFIPKMIVVALVFVLAGPWMMDVMSTYTVNLFENIAVMVRE